CAGTGGCTCGCCCCGGGAATTCTTGAGATGACCAGCCCCTCGGCACCGTATTTCTTCATCTCATGCAGGATCCTCAGGGCCCTCTCTGAAGCGGTCCCCACCATGGGGTCCATGAGGGCCATGAAAGCAAGGGCCTCCATGGGCGGCATATCTTCAGGTATTTCATCGAGGGCGTGGAAAAAAAGATAATCGGTGCCGCAGATCCTGGCTCCGCATTTCTCCATGAGGTTCATGGCCCGCAGGTCGGCCACGGGATTCACCCAGAAGACACGGGCCGCATCGGCCCTTCCTGTTCCTTCCCCGGCCTTCACCCGTCTTTTTACTTCCCTCAGCAGGTCCCTGAGGACATGGGCCGTCTCCTCCCTGTCGGAGCAGAAATGAATGGCGAGCATCTCGGCGATGAGGAGCTCCAGCGAGGGAAGGGGGCACTTCCGGGCAGTGAATACCAGGAAGCGGAGCTCATCAAGAAGCCTCCTGATGGCATTGGCCTTCCTGATACCCGAAGTCATGAGCTTTTCGGTGAGCCTCGATCCCGCAAGGCTTTCCAGGGCGGCCTTGACCCGCTCAAGCTCTGATCGCACAAAATCCAGGTGGGCTTTCGCCACCCTCTTCCCTTCCGGGCGGGATAATGAGGGCTCCCCGGCAGAAGGCTCGCGGCGGTGAGGAATCTCCCACCACAGTACAGGGAAGCCCATGCTTTCAAGGCGGGAGGCAATCGCGGAAAAATCATCGCAGGTAGCGCCCACGCTGCATGTGAGAAGATCGGGCAAGGGGAAGTGCTTTCCCGTCAGAAAAGCCCCCACCATTGCCCTCACGGGGCAGAATGAATCATCAATGCCAAGGCTGTCTGCGACAGTGAGCATGTCGGTCTTCATCTGCTTTATGCAGGGAATCCACCATGCGCCGTCGGGATAGAAGGCCACCGTATCAGGGAGGGAATAGGCCATCACGGGGATGGTCCCCAGGTCCTTCATGACTCCCACAATTTTCTTTCCCTCACCTCTCGCGCGGTGAAGGCGCTCCTCCTCGGTGAGAAGGAAATTCCATAGCCGAAGGGCCGCCGCCGAGTTGTCAAACTCCATCATGCAGAGCCTGAGATCGCCCTCTTGCGCATGGCGCCTGAGAGGACCGCCGTACCAGGGTTCGGCAAGCCCCTTGCGCAGGAGCTCTTCGTAGCGGCTGTCCCAGCCTTCGAGGGTTATCTGATCGGGTTTATCGCTCATTTCAGCATCTCCAGGAAGGCACAAAGCCGCTGAGATGTCCTTGCATCGAGGACATCTCCCGGTGAGCCGCAGCCCTCAATGTCAATATCCAGAAGGGGCACTGAGAAGCGCTCCCTCATCACGGCAGCCTCGGCATGCCACAGATCGC
The window above is part of the Candidatus Eremiobacterota bacterium genome. Proteins encoded here:
- a CDS encoding 2-hydroxyacyl-CoA dehydratase family protein produces the protein MSDKPDQITLEGWDSRYEELLRKGLAEPWYGGPLRRHAQEGDLRLCMMEFDNSAAALRLWNFLLTEEERLHRARGEGKKIVGVMKDLGTIPVMAYSLPDTVAFYPDGAWWIPCIKQMKTDMLTVADSLGIDDSFCPVRAMVGAFLTGKHFPLPDLLTCSVGATCDDFSAIASRLESMGFPVLWWEIPHRREPSAGEPSLSRPEGKRVAKAHLDFVRSELERVKAALESLAGSRLTEKLMTSGIRKANAIRRLLDELRFLVFTARKCPLPSLELLIAEMLAIHFCSDREETAHVLRDLLREVKRRVKAGEGTGRADAARVFWVNPVADLRAMNLMEKCGARICGTDYLFFHALDEIPEDMPPMEALAFMALMDPMVGTASERALRILHEMKKYGAEGLVISRIPGASHCATEGAIIRSIVQKEGNYPVVEIEVPPLSDSLAPALHTSLEALVEMIWRRRQD